Sequence from the Catenuloplanes indicus genome:
CGCACGCTGCGGCCACCACGGTCCGCGAAACTCGGGTCATGCCCGATCAGGTCGGCACGGTCCCGGCGAGGGTTAGATTTTCGCTGCTCAGGGCAGTCAGAGGGGAGGTACGCGGAGAGGGAGGACGGCGATGTCGCTGTTGCACCGGCATGGTAACGACGCAAAGACGGACAAACACGATGAGCAGGGCACCAAGCCGGCGGACGAATCGCCCGCATCGCCGGAGGAGGGACCGGACAGCCCGGCCCAGCTGAGCGGCAACTCGCTCTGGAACGCGATCAAGCGAACCGTGACCGAGTTCCAGGACGACAACCTGACGGACTGGGCCGCGGCGCTGACCTACTACGGCGTCTTGTCGATCTTCCCGGGCCTGCTGGTGCTCGCCGCGGTGCTCGGCCTGCTCGGCGACGACACGCTCACCCGCGTGGTGGACAGCATCAAGCCGCTGCTGCCGACCGAGACCGGCGACATCCTGGACAGCATGGCGGGACAGCTCAGCGCCGCCGACACGTCGTCCGGGCTGATCGCGCTCCTCGGTCTGGCCGGTGCGTTCTGGTCCGCGTCCGGGTACGTGGGCGCGTTCATGCGCGCGTCCAACTCGATCTACGAGGTGCCGGAGGGCCGCCCGGTCTGGAAGACGCTGCCGATCCGGGTCGGCGTCACCGCACTGGTCGGCATCATGCTGGTCGCCTGCGCGGTGATCGTGGTCTTCACCGGCGGGCTGGCCGAGACCGTGGGCTCCGCGATCGGGCTCGGCGACGCCGCGGTCACCACCTGGAGCATCGTGAAGTGGCCGGTGCTGCTGGTGATCGTGAGCCTGATGTTCGCGGTGCTCTACTGGGCCTCGCCGAACGCGAAGACCGGCGGTTTCCGCTGGGTCACACCGGGCGGCATCATGGCGGTGCTGCTCTGGGTGGTCGCCTCGGCCGCGTTCGGCTTCTACGTGGCGAACTTCGGGTCCTACAACAAGACGTACGGCACGCTGGCCGGCATCATCGTCTTCCTGGTCTGGCTGTGGATCTCCAACATCGCGATCCTGCTCGGCGCGGAGTTCGACGCGGAGCTGGAACGGCGGCGGGCGATCGCGTCCGGGACACCGGCGGACAAGGAGCCGTTCCTGGAGCTGCGCGACGACCGCAAGGTGCGCGACAAGAAGTAGCTTCCCCGCACACGGAGAAGGCCCCCGGTTCGCACCGGGGGCCTTCTCCGTGTCGCGATCAGTAGGTGGAGTTGCTGCTCCGGGAGCCCGCGAACGTGTCGTCGGTCGCGGTGATCGAGGAGGTGGGGGTGCTGGTCGTCGTGCTGCCGGCCGACGTGCTGCCGGTGGTCGACAGCTTCTCGCCGAGCTTGCTGTTGGCCAGCTTGTCCTTGCCCTCGCTGTACAGCCGGTTCGCCTGCGCCTGCGCGACGCCGGCGGCCTCCTGCACGGTCGGGTGGTCCAGAACCTTGCGGGCCTGCACCCGCAGCTCCTCGTACTTCTCCCGGCCGGCGCGGGCGCCCAGGACGAACCCCGCGGCCAGCCCGCCGATGAACAGAAGCTTTCCGCGCATGGTGGCGGCTCCTCTCGTGCCTTGACGCAGCGCTGCCCTCCGGCCGCGCTGTCGCGCCTGTCGTGTGTTGCTGCCGGGGTACGTACCCATCCTGCCCCCGCGCCATGCCCCCGTGTGCGTTAGTCACTGAAATGTCCGAAAACCTGGCACTCCCTCGTCAGGTAACCCGGTGGCAGAACCCCCCAGGAGGTCATGTAAGGTTGTGTCCGTCGCCAGGGAGCGGAGAGATCCGAAGCCCGAGCGGTGCACGATCCCCTGTAGCTCAATTGGCAGAGCAGCCGGCTGTTAACCGGCAGGTTATTGGTTCGAGTCCAATCGGGGGAGCGAGAGTCCAGAGGCCACCCTGCCCGCAGAAAACGCGAGCCGGGTGGCCTCTCTCGTATGCCCCGCTCCGGGGCCGAGCCCCGGAAACCCGACGGCCGGGTGGGCGCGTCGCGTCTGGCGGCGGCGAATTCCGGCCTGTGCGGGCGTTGCGGTGATCGCAGCCCGGCTCCGCCTGCTCCCGTCCGGCCGGAACTCGAACCGCGCGCTCGGCCCGATCTCCGCGGTCGGCGTCGCCGCCACGCTGATCGCGATGATCCCGCTCCTCCCCGCGCTGCTGCTCGGCGGCCGCTGGGCGTTCTGGCCGCGCCGCCCGCCGGCCCGCGGCACCACGGCGGACTCCCGGCTCTGGACACGCGTGGCCGGCGCGGTCGAGAAGCGGCCGCGGGTCACCTGGATCGACACCGCGGTGCTCCGCGGCCCGATCATCACCGGCTGCGTGATCACTTCGGCCGGCGTGGTGCTGGCCGCCACGTTCTCCGCGCTCGCGGTCGTACCGCCGGTCACCCTGGCCGAGCTGGGCACCGCGGTCGCGGTCGGCGTGCCGCTGGACACTGTCGTGGTCCGCTCGCTGCCGGTCCCGGCGCTGGTGCACGACCTCGGCGACCGGGTCCGGTGGCCGGGCCGGCCACCCCGGCGCACACCAGGCCGCTCGGACGGCCCGGACGATTCGGCGAAGAAGGACGGCCGGTTGATCTCCGTTTAACCGATATTCCGCCGATATAGACCTGGTATCGCTTGATCAAAGAAGGCCGGTCCCGGCCGATTGCCGGTGGCCGGGGCACAGGCGTACGGGATACGATCCCCGCGCCGGGGCGGTAGCTCAGCCGGTTAGAGCAGGGGACTCATAATCCCTCGGTCGCGGGTTCGAGTCCCGCCCGCCCCACCGTTTGACCTGCGGAAACGTACATTACGTATCGACGTTAATGGTTTTCGGGTGCGCTCGGCACACACAGCGTGCCACCCGGATCACCATTTGTGATCATCAAACGACGAGATCCACATCGCCACGGGCGGCGGGGAGGCGTGCCTCCCCGCCGCCCGTGCTGTCACGTGACGGAGATCTCAGCGAGATCTGTCGTGCTACACGACCGACTCGGCCGCCGGATCACCGTTGTCCGCCGGCCGGTCCTCAGCCGGCGTCATCTCCGCGGGTCACCGGCCGTCCGCCTGGTCCGCGCGCGTGGAAACGGCGGGGCCGCCGGCCCCGCCGTTTCGTGATTCGGCAGGTCAGCGCAGCACGCCCGGGGCCGCGTCGCCGCCGCCCCACACGTCCTCGTCCTCCTGGAGCCAGGTGCTGCGCTCCTCGTCGCCGCCGAACCCGGCGCCGTGGCCGCCGCCACCGGCCATCCCGGCCATGCCCGCGCGACCGGCGCCGCCCTTGCCCGCGCCGGTGCCCGGGGCCACGCCACCGGAGAGCATCGGCTTGCCGCCCTTGCCGGCGCCGCCCTTGCCCGCACCCCTCGCGCCCGCACCGGCGCCGGCGCCCATGCCGCCCATTCCGGCCATGCCGGCCAGCGCGGCGCCGTTGACCGGCTTGCCGAGCGCGCCGCCGCCGGGAATGCCACCGGCACCGCCCGCGCCGAGGCCACCGGCCGAACCGAGACCGCCACCGGCACCGAGGCCACCGGTGCCGAGACCGCCGGACCCGAGCCCGCTCGGCCCGAGGCCACCGGCGCCGAGACCGCCGCCCGCGCCGGCCAAGCCGGTACCGGCCGGCGTGCCCGGGCTGAAGTCCGAACCGCCGCCGGGCGTGAACCCGGTCCCGGCCTCCGGATCGAAGCCGCTGGTGCCGTCGTTGATCGGCGGCGTGTAGGGGGTGAAGCCGGTGTTCGTGTCGATCGGGCTGCCACCGGTCGGGTCGAAGCCACCGATACCGGACGGCGCACCACCCATCTTGGGCGCCCCTCCACCCATGCCACCACCACCGGGGACACCACCGACGCCACCCCCGGGGCCGGAGCCGCCGAGCGGCACGTCGCCATAGGGGGCTTCACGTTGGGTTCCGACTGGCGTTCCGGTCGGTGTCACGCCGGCGGTGTCGGAGACCTGCCCGTTCAGCCGCTCCCAGTGCTCGCGGGCTTCGTCGCTGCCGTTGGTGAGCGCGTCCTGCACCGCGGTCCAGGCCTTCTGCGCCAACCCGCCGGTGAAGAAGTTGCCGATGTCCCGGTAGACCCCGGCCGCGCCGGCAATGTCGATCTTGATCGCGTTCTCGAACGAACCGAGCGGGATCGCCAGGTGCGCGTCGCGCGCCTGCATCACCTCCGGCTGCATGGCAATCGGGACCGGGATCTTCTCCTGCGCCGCGTGCAGGTCGTCCGCTGTCTTGTTGAGGCTGGTGACGACCCCACCCTGGCCGTCGCCGTTCGCCTCGTCCGCGACGTGCTGGATCTTCTTGGAGATCGTCTCGATGTGCTTCTTGAAGGCCTCGTACGCCTCGCCCTTCCACACCGTGCCCAGCTCCGCGACGTTCTGGTCCAGGCTGGTCTTCACCGTGTTCAGGTTGCGCAGCACCGCCTCCCAGCCGAGCGCCGCGGTCCGGAGGTCGCCTGGCCGGCCGTCGATCACGACCTGGTTGACGATGTTCTCCCAGGACTCCTCGCCCCAGTTCCGTGCCATCGCCTAGCCTCCGTATCCCGAGTCGCCGGACGGGGACGTGCCGCTGCTCGGGTACGAGGCCGGGGTGGTGGCCGGCGGGTATCCGGTGCCGGTGCCGCTGCCGTACTGACCCGTCTGCGCCTCCGAGGCGAACACCTCCTCGAACGCCTTCGCGGACATCTGGTTCGCCCGCTCGGCCGTCTCGTACTGCTCCTTGACCCGCCGCAGCGACTCGGCTGCCTGAAGCAACTCCTCCGCGATCGTCCGCACCGACTGCTCCGCGGTCCGATAGTGGCTGACGTGCCGCTGGGCGATCTCCGTCGCTGCCGGGTAAGTGCCGAACGGCGACTTCCCGCCCGCCGAGGCCGGACCGGTCAGCCAGCTGCCGATGTCGTCACCCATCGCGGGCACCAGGCGATCGCCGAGGTACCGCGCGTGCTCCTCCAGCCAGCGGATCGCACCGTCCAGGCTGTCCGCGTCCCACTCCGTGTTGAGCCCCGGGTCGCCGGCGGTGGCGTTGATCTCGGTCGGCCGGGACGACGCGTTGGCGTCGTCCGACACCCAGAACCCGACCATCGGCGGCAGCGGTGTGCCCGGCAGCGGCGGCGGGATGAAGACCGGAGTCACCTCCTGCCCCGACCCTTGCTTCTCTGCCATCTCGTCTTCCTCCCCGTTGTTCCGTTACTCGTTCCGTGCGGGCGCTCGGTCAGCCGCCGTGCGGTGGGTACTGCGGCCCCGGCGGGTACTGCGGCGGGCCGCCCGGATAGCCCTGCTGGGGCGGATAGCCCTGCTGGGGCGGATACCCCTGCTGGGGCGGATAGCCCGGCGCCTGCGGTGGGTAGCCGCCCTGCTGCGGGTACGGCACTGGCTGTCCCGGGTACGGGCCCGGCTGCTGCGGATACGGTCCCGGCGTGCCGACCGGCATCGGCGGGCCCGGCCGCCGCTTGTTGCGGGACGCGACGATCAGCACGACCACCAGGACCACCACGAGCAGGCAGACACCACCGCCGATCAACGCGACCGTGTTGCCGCCGATCTCGCCGTCGCTGTCCCCCGGCGCCGGCGCGGCCTCGGTGGCGTCGCCGGTCTCGTCCTCGTCCGGCAGGAGCGGGTTGCGGCTCACCGCCGGGACGTCCTCGGTCAGTGCCGCGACCGGGTTGACGATGCCGTCGCCGTACTGCTCGTCCCAGCCCTGCGGACCCTTGTCGTCCGCGGTACGGATCAGCCGTTCGATCACGTTCGCGGCATCCAGGTCGGGGTACTTCGCCCGGACCATGGCCGCTACGCCGGACACGATCGCTGCGGCGGAGCTGGTGCCGTTACCGACGCCGTACCCACTGTCCGAGAGCGCGAGTGGCTGCGGGCCGACGACGTCCTGAGCCGGTGCGGAAAGAACGGTTCCACGGCCCTGCACCGATTGGTCATCCCAGAAGGAGCCGTCCGAGGCGATGCCGGTAACGCCGATCACGCCCCGGATCCGAGCCGGCGAGATGACCTTCGTGTCGCCCTCCGACCGGTTGCCGGCCGCGGCGACGATCACGACGTCCTTGCTGAGCGCGTACTCGACCGCGTCAAGGATGACCTGCGGCGGCTCGACGTCCGCCCCCCACGAGAGATTGAC
This genomic interval carries:
- a CDS encoding YihY/virulence factor BrkB family protein, with amino-acid sequence MSLLHRHGNDAKTDKHDEQGTKPADESPASPEEGPDSPAQLSGNSLWNAIKRTVTEFQDDNLTDWAAALTYYGVLSIFPGLLVLAAVLGLLGDDTLTRVVDSIKPLLPTETGDILDSMAGQLSAADTSSGLIALLGLAGAFWSASGYVGAFMRASNSIYEVPEGRPVWKTLPIRVGVTALVGIMLVACAVIVVFTGGLAETVGSAIGLGDAAVTTWSIVKWPVLLVIVSLMFAVLYWASPNAKTGGFRWVTPGGIMAVLLWVVASAAFGFYVANFGSYNKTYGTLAGIIVFLVWLWISNIAILLGAEFDAELERRRAIASGTPADKEPFLELRDDRKVRDKK
- a CDS encoding WXG100 family type VII secretion target, which codes for MARNWGEESWENIVNQVVIDGRPGDLRTAALGWEAVLRNLNTVKTSLDQNVAELGTVWKGEAYEAFKKHIETISKKIQHVADEANGDGQGGVVTSLNKTADDLHAAQEKIPVPIAMQPEVMQARDAHLAIPLGSFENAIKIDIAGAAGVYRDIGNFFTGGLAQKAWTAVQDALTNGSDEAREHWERLNGQVSDTAGVTPTGTPVGTQREAPYGDVPLGGSGPGGGVGGVPGGGGMGGGAPKMGGAPSGIGGFDPTGGSPIDTNTGFTPYTPPINDGTSGFDPEAGTGFTPGGGSDFSPGTPAGTGLAGAGGGLGAGGLGPSGLGSGGLGTGGLGAGGGLGSAGGLGAGGAGGIPGGGALGKPVNGAALAGMAGMGGMGAGAGAGARGAGKGGAGKGGKPMLSGGVAPGTGAGKGGAGRAGMAGMAGGGGHGAGFGGDEERSTWLQEDEDVWGGGDAAPGVLR
- a CDS encoding S8 family serine peptidase, which produces MRPTRARRRTGAIRFAAAALAAMLAGGGALFVAPSAAVAAPTIAERQKWYFDLLKIPEAQQISTGEGVVVAVVDSGVDASHPDLQGKVLPGKGIGGEAADGRSDRVDGHGTGMAGVIAGSGGGPNRMTGIAPGVKILPYGTGTVENMDVGAEGLRWAADNGAKVVNLSWGADVEPPQVILDAVEYALSKDVVIVAAAGNRSEGDTKVISPARIRGVIGVTGIASDGSFWDDQSVQGRGTVLSAPAQDVVGPQPLALSDSGYGVGNGTSSAAAIVSGVAAMVRAKYPDLDAANVIERLIRTADDKGPQGWDEQYGDGIVNPVAALTEDVPAVSRNPLLPDEDETGDATEAAPAPGDSDGEIGGNTVALIGGGVCLLVVVLVVVLIVASRNKRRPGPPMPVGTPGPYPQQPGPYPGQPVPYPQQGGYPPQAPGYPPQQGYPPQQGYPPQQGYPGGPPQYPPGPQYPPHGG